The nucleotide window ATGCTTTCATGCACAGCATACCTACGGGGTCTAATCTGCGAGGTCTACTTGGCTTTCGCTTCTCAAGCTTCTTCTTGGCTTTCACCCTTAAGCACGTTCCCTAAATATAGCTGCACAAACTCTTCTGCAGCTTGATAATTCAGGCTCTTCAAAGCTTCTACAATTTCCACCACCGTTTCAGCCGTAGGATCTCGCTTGTCGTGGTACCAGCGAAATACGCTACCGCGCTCAACACCCATCGTAACGGCCAGTTGATTTTGAGTGATGCCGTAAGTCTCTAAAATCTGCTTGAGTGCTTGACTTGCTCTACCCATGCCCCAACTTTGTCAGAGGATCATGAGCACGTAAATGTTGCTTAATGGATCACATCGGGCCAGGACATGGTACTTTGTGATCCATTAAGCAACATCCGAGGACACTACTCCAATGCCCAAAGCCTTCTTAACTTCCGATGCACAGAGCACTTCAGCTTCCGAAATCCAGGATGCCATTACCGCAGTGCCAAAGGCCGAGTCTGGGCGTGAGGAGGTCAAAATTTTAGTCACTGGCACATCTTATGGGGTGGAGCGGGTGGTCCACGAGCTGTACCGCGTTGGCTTTGCCGAAGTTCGCGAATGGAGCAAACCCCAGCCTACGGGCCGAGAAAATCAGGTGATGCGGATTTTGACTCGCTACATTCTGCTGGGGTGAGGCGTTTAGTCACTTAGGGAAGTGTCCCAACTACAGTTCTAGTGACGCGTCTGTTGGGAAATTATGATCTTAACTTTTCCAGTGAGGACACCTGAGTTGAAAAACGTTCGTTGGCTGGTCATGGCTGTGGCGGCTGCTCTAGTAGCCCCTTCCCTTCATGTCGCACCAGCCCAGGCGCAGATGGATGGTAGCTATGTCGGTGTTCCCCTCGATAGCGCCATTGCACCGAGGGCCGGAGCAGGGCTGGTAGACAGCAGTAACCCGGCAGCAACCATTCTTCAAAGCGTGCTGCAGCCTGGGAGCCAACCGGTTCAGGGAGACACTGGGCTGCAGTATCAGGGCCGGATGGATCTGCCCGACTCTAACCTGTCGGTGCGAGGCTCGGTCTACGTTAACGGCGAGTCGAGCGCAGTGCTGCCAACGCTTTCCTACGATATGTCTGTCAGACAGGGCACCAATGTTTATGCAGGAGCGGGCGTGGCGCTGGTCAACGGCAGTACCCCCATTGGCGATCGCAATGGCCTAGTGCTCAATGCTGGAGCTGAAACAGAGGTAGCGTCGGGCTTAGTGCTCTTTGGCGATGCCAAGATGGGCGTTAATACAGACTCGGCTCGGGGTAACTCGCCTATGCGGCTGCAGGTGGGGGTCGGTCGTCGCTGGTAAAGCCAGAATCGCCTTAACTCCGCTAAGGGTAACGGCTTATCCTGCCAAAGTAGCCACCGCAGATCGATTTACCTGCGACTCCAAAATCACCCCATAGAGTGGGCTGGTACGCATTAGCTCCTCATGGGTGCCCTGGGCCATCAGCCGCCCTTTTTCCATCAGCAAAATCCGGTCAGCATTGAGCACAGTACTGATGCGCTGGGCAACGACAAAAGACGTGCAGGTGCGGCGGCGCATCAGATCGTCTAGCGCTGCCTGAATTTGCGAGGCCGTTTGGGCATCTACCGCCGAGGTACTGTCGTCAAGGATGAGAATGCTGTAGTCGGTCAGCAGGGTACGTGCGATCGCAATTCGCTGCTTTTGCCCGCCTGACAGGCCTACCCCTCGCTCGCCCACAATCGTCTCGTAGCCCTCCGGCAGGTCCACAACAAAGTCGTGG belongs to Pseudanabaena sp. FACHB-2040 and includes:
- a CDS encoding helix-turn-helix transcriptional regulator, whose translation is MGRASQALKQILETYGITQNQLAVTMGVERGSVFRWYHDKRDPTAETVVEIVEALKSLNYQAAEEFVQLYLGNVLKGESQEEA